Part of the Candidatus Bathyarchaeota archaeon genome is shown below.
CTTGATTATCTGTTTGAACTTCATAATAGGGCATTTCATTCTTCATTCTTCTCCTAATATTGTTTGGTTTACCAAGTGCTTCTGCTAAATGCAAAGATGCACTAGGTTTCTCACAAATTATGAGGGTCTTTTGCATAGAGGTATCCTTCAATATCAAATCTTCAGTTCATTTTTCAAAAGATGCGATGCAACTTCTTTAACAGTTTCACCAGAATCCTGAAGTTCAATAATATTTTTCAAATATTCTTCCTTATTCAAAGTCCCACCATAAGCTTGTAACCATTTTTCATATCCACCGTCCAAATTTCTATAAGCTGTGTAATGAATCGAACATAATCCTAAATCTTTGACAGGGTCCTCACATAAAGAGCAAGCATCATCCAAACCATTAAACCTCTTAAAATCTTTCTAAAAGAAGCGTACGCAAGTATTTATTATTGAATAATTGCCCAGTACTAGGTTTTATAATAGTAATAGAGCAAGTATATCCCTATTATTATAAGTAGTACTCCGCCGATTTTCTCTAAATATGGCATTGCTTTAACTAGTTTATCATGTACAATTTCTTTGGCAGTTACAACTAAGACAGTAGTTATAATGAGCGGTATTCCCATACCTAATGCATAGATTACAAAAGTCATGATCCCAGATAGGATGCCACCAGAAACAATAGAATATAATAAAATAGAGATGAAAATAGGAGCAGAACAACCAAATGTTGCAAATCCATATGCTATACCATAAAGGTATATTCCAACGAAACCTTTTCTGCTTGAAGCACGAATAGGAATTGTTAACGATGGAAACTTTAGGCCTGTCAGCATAACAATTCCAAATATAATTATCATAATACCTGATACCAATATTAACAATGAAATTATTGGATAGGCGATTGATCCTATAACTGCACCAATGAAACCAAAAATAGAAAAGACAGTTATCAAGCCAAGAGTACAGATGGTCCCCCCGGGCAGAGCTTTTTTTATAGTCGCGTCACTTCCAAGGTAATACATAATATATCCTGGAAGTAATGGAAAAGCACATGGGGAAAACAGTGCAAAAACTCCAGCTGCAAAAGCAAGAAGAATGCCAGGAGGTTCCAAAAGCAACATCTCAATAATTATTTAGCTTCTGTTCTTGCCATATGCTATTAAATTACCTTCTCAATCTCATTAATCAATTCAGAAGCACTAGTAACTCCGACATGCCTAAATACAATATTACCATTTTGATCACTAATAACCAGAGTAGGAATGGCAACAACTTCATGATATTGAGTTAATTCAGGCGCATCTTTTGCATGTATCCAAGTAGCATCCTTATATTCTTCAAAGAATGAGCTAAGCTCTTCATCAGTTTCCATAGGATCGATAGCCACTGAGATTATTACAATTTGATCGCCATACTTTTGCCAGACCTCAATCAGTTCATTCATTTGATTCCTACAAGGCTTACACCAAGTTGCCATAAAATCTAATACCACGACTTTGCCTTGAAAATCACTCAACTTGAAAGTTTGACCATTCATATCAGTCAAAAAAAAATCGTCTGTATATTGTTCATCATCATTTGTGTTATCAGAAGTGATGAAAAAAAACATTAACGCTAAAATAAATACAACAAAAATCGGTATAAGGTAGTACTTTCTATTCTTTTTCTTACCTTTACTCCTTTTTTGACTCATTGCTAATTCGAATCCGAATCGATAATTATTTGATGATATCATAGAAAATGGAAGATTTTTAAAGCACTATTAATCCTGGTTTTATTTAACTCTTAGGTTCTTGGATTATTCCTAGGCAGTCTAAAACTTCCTGCTCCAAGCGCGCACACACACAGAGAATAAAAAATAATGGTTCAAATTACGGTGCTCGC
Proteins encoded:
- a CDS encoding cytochrome c biogenesis CcdA family protein — translated: MEPPGILLAFAAGVFALFSPCAFPLLPGYIMYYLGSDATIKKALPGGTICTLGLITVFSIFGFIGAVIGSIAYPIISLLILVSGIMIIIFGIVMLTGLKFPSLTIPIRASSRKGFVGIYLYGIAYGFATFGCSAPIFISILLYSIVSGGILSGIMTFVIYALGMGIPLIITTVLVVTAKEIVHDKLVKAMPYLEKIGGVLLIIIGIYLLYYYYKT
- a CDS encoding TlpA family protein disulfide reductase; translation: MSQKRSKGKKKNRKYYLIPIFVVFILALMFFFITSDNTNDDEQYTDDFFLTDMNGQTFKLSDFQGKVVVLDFMATWCKPCRNQMNELIEVWQKYGDQIVIISVAIDPMETDEELSSFFEEYKDATWIHAKDAPELTQYHEVVAIPTLVISDQNGNIVFRHVGVTSASELINEIEKVI